One Nocardia sp. BMG111209 DNA segment encodes these proteins:
- a CDS encoding non-ribosomal peptide synthetase, with translation MNNGDVEDIYELSPLQQGMLLHSMYDGAADMYLSQHTYAIDGPLDTAALVRGWQSVLTAHPVLRTSFHWQGLDKPLQVVHRDVELPVRHHDWSADGDDRQRERLVHLQTEDRAAGIDPEVAPLQRLQVIRLGDDRHALMWTYHHVLLDGWSIPNFLDEVMARYRSETLGTPPPPPVPAYRDYIAWLQRQDPVRAQAFWTTALADVRPSRVTGAGPADPTNGTGAVERRIVALPPELTEGLRQAAARHRVTVNTVVHAVWSVVLQVYTGRAEIVFGCATSGRPAELPQVDRMVGLFANTLPMRVTVPAEGALGAWLHELQRTYAAMRRYEYTPLADIKKWAGAPGQPLFDSLLVLENYSLVIDGVTDGGPQAPPSPLSFQVDTLYDKIDVPLTLTVAPQPVSEMQLLIHRGRFEPGFADDILARLHRALAAIVEADLVETVVAAAGPRPERAATPEVPVAREIPAVLTPPATPAEAAIAAVFAEILGIPDIDVTVGFFDLGGDSFAAVRVVGRIEGASIGLLAEYPSVRELAAALAPAEAAETGELDELDDEIAELERRLAAKRAARERRDESNSGPVPAAGESNSRPVATADDPVPVARDGELPCTRQQEGLWFLHRLDPASTVYHVPFALRLRGPLARPDLERALLALVIRHEALRTRFVEHDGRPRQIIDPAPADFALPVHAVEPAGLGSWVAAAAHRPFDLATGPLFRAALARLAEDDHALVLVVHHIVADGWSAAILAGELPLLYGGAQLPPPALQPADHAVRQHDRLDEAELDRQTGYWRAALANLPTVDFPADRPRPAEPTGAGAATARLLSAEATAAARAYARTGKVSFLAVLQAGLLTVLHHYTGQRDLTIGSIFTGRTRPEFESVVGFFANTLVLRTDLGGDPTFAELIRRCHATVRDASAHQDIPFGVIVDAVQPERVTGRNPLFQISLTLQPGSTGTELALGAVRATPIEIADDYARFDILVNVADAGDRLELSVEYSTELFDADRIERLLDHYTAALSRGLAAPGTAVADLDILPAAEREQVLRTFNDTDDPRPAQPIHHLVAAAAARTPDATAVLDHDGTTWTYRDLDSAANRLAHRLRRHGIGAGEPVGVCLERGADMVVTLLAALKAGGAYLPLEPDLPPDRLAFMLANAEPPIVVTHRRFAAAITAPTIELDRERASLATESAAAPAVDVPLDGPVYVLYTSGSTGIPKGVVVPHRGVHKQLVWMQDTFGLGAADRVLQKTPYSFDVSVWEFFWPLATGATLVVAEPGGHRDPGYLHRLIATAGVTVAHFVPSMLRVFLDALDDGLDPAELQCLRVVFASGEALPPMVADHFSTLLPAVELHNLYGPTEASIDVTAWQCPPGAATVPIGPPITGMRTYILDDRLAPVPVGVPGQLYIGGPVATGYLDRTRLTAERFLPDPYAGVPGRRMYASGDLTRWRADGVIEYLGRADRQVKLRGQRIELGEIEYVLGGHPAVAHCAVLVRDDNLVAYYVGGDTDPDELREHLARRLPVYMIPVAFTALPALPVTANGKLDTAALPVPAARTGGYVAPRTDTEQWLAAQWQQLLGAARVGIHDNFFDLGGNSLHGTQLIARVREQLQLELDLRHLFNSRTLAHLATRITDSATGSRQTAIHARPRDGSPLPCTPTQEGLWVLHRMDPRSPVYHIPFALRLRGPLDVTALGHAIHTLIARHEALRTRFLDIDGVPRQVVDPPPPATGLPVIELSPAELRRWATDVIAAPFDLATGPLFRAVLARLGSADHALVLVVHHIVADGWSAALLGDELTALYRGESPAPPPIQPADHAVWQREHLDRGEFDRQIDYWRRTLADPITVDFPADRPRPAAPTGAGAGLARPLTPEVFAAATNYARRQRVSLLAVLQAALLTVLHRYTGSTDLAIGSIFSGRTRPEIEPTVGLFSNTLVLRTDLGGDPAFAELVRRCHDTVLNATDHQDVPFGVIVDAVQPERVTGRNPLFQISLTLQPADVRAELDLGAVTAEPIDLTGDFARFDLVIDVAETRDGAQLSMEYSTELFDADRMHRFLDHYAAALARGLAAPETTVGDLDILSAAEREQVLRQWNPRSAGHPAGPLHRIVAGHPDSVAMRFRGDTLTYGELAQRSDRLAHALRAHGVDLGDVVAVLLDRGPQLIVAELAILKAGATWMPLDARHPVSRLAFQIADVAAPVVLTAAEHTGTARAAAGPAPVWQLDDLDLTGYPDTPPELEVPVDAGAYLVYTSGSTGTPKGVLISHRAASGYCHNAVGQLRITAADRIPQIANPAFDMSVFDCFVTLSAGATIIGAPAGVVNDPAALTALLLAERVTVAYIPPAILALLDPHRFTNSALRAVFSAGATLPTELAARWIRPGLAVHNSYGPTETTVVCTDYPCVGDLPGGPLPIGTAMPGHDAYVLDERLEPVPVGVPGQLYIAGSGVALGYLNRPALTAARFLPDRFGDRPGRRMYATGDLTRWRADGVLEFLGRIDRQVQLRGLRIELGEIEYQLNTHPGVRQGVVLLRDDSLTAYVVGGADPRDVREYLGAKLPGYMIPTAFVAVPEIPLTHNGKLDLAALPDPARRTETYLEPRTATESWLATQWQDLLGVDRVGAADNFFDLGANSLHGTQLIARIREHLHVELDLVHLFTGPTLGEIADRLDGAEAAPGRAPIEPVIGRDRLPCTYQQESLWFLHRLDPTAPTYHLAYSMRLHGSLDVAALGRAVFGLLRRHEALRTRFVDHDGLPRQVVDPAPEDFALPITELTPDRVVDWAKRESYRPFDLGAGPLFRVTLARTAPDEFALVLVVHHIIADGWSAAILADELTALYAGTELPPVPVQPADHAVWQRDRLGSAEMDRQLDYWRQALADLPTVEFPTDRPRPAQPTGAGAAFDHPLPDDLVTAARAYARQHRVSFLAVLQAPLLIVLQRYTGQDDLAVGSIFSGRTQPAIEPVVGYFTNTLVLRTDLSADPTFAEVIQRCHRVVLDGADHQDVPFGMVVDALQPERVDGRNPLFQISFTLQPAETQAGDLYFGGVTASAIESEDDFARFDILINASDTGDHLELTLEYSTELFDADRMHRLADHYTAALTAGLADPDTLAEDVEIMSAGERETVLHSWNR, from the coding sequence GTGAACAACGGCGACGTCGAGGACATCTACGAGCTCTCACCGCTGCAGCAGGGCATGCTCCTGCACAGCATGTACGACGGCGCCGCCGACATGTACCTCAGCCAGCACACGTACGCGATCGACGGGCCGCTGGACACCGCGGCGCTGGTCCGCGGCTGGCAGTCGGTGCTGACCGCGCATCCGGTGCTGCGCACGTCGTTCCACTGGCAGGGTCTGGACAAGCCGTTGCAGGTCGTGCACCGGGACGTGGAACTGCCGGTGCGGCACCATGATTGGTCCGCGGACGGGGACGACCGGCAACGGGAACGCCTGGTGCACTTGCAGACCGAGGATCGCGCGGCGGGTATCGACCCGGAAGTGGCTCCGCTGCAACGGTTGCAGGTGATCCGGCTCGGCGACGATCGGCACGCGTTGATGTGGACCTACCATCACGTGCTGCTCGACGGCTGGTCGATCCCGAACTTCCTCGACGAGGTGATGGCCCGGTACCGCAGCGAGACCCTCGGCACCCCGCCGCCACCGCCGGTGCCGGCCTACCGGGACTACATCGCGTGGTTGCAGCGTCAGGATCCGGTTCGCGCACAGGCGTTCTGGACCACGGCGCTGGCCGACGTCCGGCCCAGCCGGGTGACCGGCGCCGGACCGGCCGATCCGACGAACGGCACCGGCGCGGTCGAGCGGCGGATCGTCGCGCTGCCGCCGGAGCTGACCGAGGGGCTGCGGCAGGCCGCCGCGCGGCACCGGGTCACGGTCAACACCGTCGTCCACGCGGTGTGGTCGGTGGTGCTGCAGGTCTACACCGGCCGGGCCGAGATCGTCTTCGGCTGCGCCACGTCCGGCCGGCCGGCGGAGTTGCCGCAGGTCGACCGGATGGTCGGCCTGTTCGCCAACACGCTGCCGATGCGCGTGACCGTACCGGCCGAGGGCGCACTCGGCGCATGGTTGCACGAACTGCAACGCACGTATGCCGCGATGCGCCGCTACGAGTACACCCCGCTGGCCGATATCAAGAAGTGGGCCGGCGCGCCGGGCCAGCCGCTGTTCGACAGTCTGCTGGTGCTGGAGAACTATTCGCTGGTCATCGATGGCGTCACCGACGGCGGCCCGCAGGCGCCGCCGTCGCCGCTGTCCTTCCAGGTCGACACCCTCTACGACAAGATCGACGTGCCGCTGACGCTGACCGTGGCGCCGCAGCCGGTGTCGGAGATGCAGTTGCTGATCCATCGGGGCCGCTTCGAACCCGGCTTCGCGGACGACATCCTGGCGCGCCTGCACCGCGCGCTCGCGGCGATCGTCGAGGCCGACCTCGTCGAGACCGTCGTGGCGGCCGCCGGTCCCCGGCCGGAGCGGGCCGCGACGCCGGAAGTTCCGGTGGCGCGGGAGATTCCGGCCGTGCTCACCCCACCGGCCACCCCCGCGGAGGCCGCGATCGCGGCGGTGTTCGCGGAGATCCTCGGGATTCCCGACATCGACGTCACGGTGGGTTTCTTCGATCTCGGCGGCGATTCCTTCGCGGCCGTGCGGGTGGTCGGCCGCATCGAGGGGGCGAGCATCGGCCTGCTCGCCGAATATCCCAGCGTGCGCGAACTGGCCGCGGCGCTGGCCCCGGCCGAGGCGGCCGAGACCGGCGAACTCGATGAACTCGACGACGAGATCGCCGAACTGGAACGCCGCCTGGCCGCGAAGCGTGCCGCACGCGAACGCCGCGACGAATCGAACTCCGGGCCTGTCCCGGCGGCCGGTGAGTCGAATTCACGGCCGGTCGCGACGGCCGATGATCCGGTTCCCGTCGCGCGCGACGGCGAACTGCCCTGCACCCGTCAGCAGGAGGGCCTGTGGTTCCTGCACCGGCTCGACCCGGCGTCGACGGTGTACCACGTCCCGTTCGCGCTGCGGCTGCGCGGCCCGCTGGCCCGGCCGGATCTGGAACGAGCCCTGCTCGCCCTGGTGATCCGGCACGAGGCGCTGCGCACCCGATTCGTCGAGCACGACGGCCGGCCCCGGCAGATCATCGATCCGGCGCCGGCCGATTTCGCGCTGCCGGTGCACGCGGTGGAGCCGGCCGGGCTCGGGTCGTGGGTCGCCGCCGCCGCGCACCGGCCCTTCGACCTGGCCACCGGGCCGCTGTTCCGGGCCGCGCTGGCCCGGCTCGCCGAGGACGACCACGCGCTGGTCCTGGTGGTGCACCACATCGTCGCCGACGGCTGGTCGGCCGCGATCCTCGCCGGGGAACTCCCCCTGTTGTACGGCGGCGCGCAGCTGCCGCCGCCGGCCCTGCAACCCGCCGATCACGCTGTCCGGCAACATGATCGGCTCGACGAGGCCGAACTCGACCGGCAGACCGGCTACTGGCGAGCGGCGCTGGCGAACCTGCCGACCGTCGACTTCCCCGCCGACCGGCCCCGGCCGGCCGAGCCCACCGGCGCCGGCGCGGCGACCGCACGGCTGCTGTCCGCCGAGGCGACCGCCGCGGCCCGCGCCTACGCGCGCACCGGCAAGGTGTCCTTCCTCGCGGTCCTGCAGGCGGGGTTGCTGACCGTGCTGCACCACTACACCGGCCAGCGGGATCTCACGATCGGGTCGATCTTCACCGGCCGCACCCGGCCCGAGTTCGAATCCGTCGTGGGATTCTTCGCCAACACCCTCGTGCTGCGCACCGACCTCGGCGGCGACCCGACCTTCGCGGAGCTGATCCGCCGCTGCCATGCCACCGTGCGGGACGCGTCGGCCCATCAGGACATCCCGTTCGGCGTGATCGTCGACGCGGTCCAGCCCGAGCGGGTGACCGGCCGCAATCCGCTGTTCCAGATCAGCCTGACCCTGCAACCGGGCAGCACCGGCACCGAACTCGCGCTCGGCGCGGTCCGCGCGACGCCGATCGAGATCGCCGACGACTACGCGCGATTCGACATCCTCGTCAACGTCGCCGACGCCGGGGACCGGCTCGAGTTGTCCGTCGAGTACTCGACCGAACTGTTCGACGCCGACCGCATCGAACGGCTGCTCGACCACTACACCGCCGCCCTGTCCCGCGGCCTGGCCGCCCCCGGGACGGCCGTCGCGGATCTGGACATCCTGCCGGCCGCCGAGCGGGAGCAGGTGCTGCGGACCTTCAACGACACCGACGACCCGCGGCCCGCGCAACCGATCCACCACCTCGTGGCCGCGGCCGCCGCGCGCACCCCGGACGCGACCGCGGTCCTCGATCACGACGGCACGACCTGGACCTATCGCGACCTGGACAGCGCGGCGAACCGGCTCGCACACCGATTGCGCCGGCACGGGATCGGTGCCGGCGAGCCCGTCGGCGTATGCCTGGAGCGCGGCGCCGACATGGTCGTCACGCTGCTGGCCGCGCTGAAGGCCGGCGGCGCCTACCTGCCGCTGGAACCGGACCTGCCGCCGGATCGGCTGGCGTTCATGCTGGCGAACGCCGAGCCGCCGATCGTGGTGACCCACCGTCGATTCGCCGCCGCGATCACCGCGCCGACGATCGAACTGGATCGCGAACGCGCTTCGCTGGCAACCGAATCCGCCGCGGCGCCGGCCGTCGACGTGCCATTGGACGGTCCCGTCTACGTGCTGTACACATCGGGTTCGACCGGGATCCCCAAGGGGGTCGTGGTACCGCATCGCGGCGTGCACAAACAGCTGGTGTGGATGCAGGACACGTTCGGCCTCGGCGCGGCCGACCGGGTCCTGCAGAAGACCCCGTACTCTTTCGACGTATCGGTGTGGGAGTTCTTCTGGCCCTTGGCAACCGGCGCCACCCTGGTGGTCGCCGAACCCGGCGGTCATCGCGACCCCGGCTATCTGCACCGCCTGATCGCGACGGCCGGGGTCACCGTCGCGCACTTCGTGCCCTCGATGCTGCGGGTATTCCTGGACGCACTCGACGACGGCCTCGATCCCGCCGAATTACAGTGCCTGCGCGTGGTTTTCGCCAGCGGCGAGGCGCTGCCGCCGATGGTCGCGGACCACTTCTCGACCCTGCTGCCGGCCGTCGAACTGCACAATCTCTACGGCCCCACCGAGGCCTCGATCGACGTCACCGCGTGGCAGTGCCCGCCCGGCGCGGCCACCGTGCCGATCGGCCCGCCGATCACCGGCATGCGGACCTATATCCTGGACGACCGCCTGGCGCCGGTGCCCGTCGGCGTTCCGGGCCAGCTGTACATCGGCGGCCCGGTGGCCACCGGATATCTCGACCGCACCCGCCTCACCGCGGAGCGCTTCCTGCCCGATCCGTACGCCGGCGTTCCGGGCCGGCGGATGTACGCCAGCGGCGACCTCACCCGGTGGCGGGCCGACGGGGTGATCGAATATCTCGGCCGCGCCGATCGTCAGGTCAAACTGCGCGGCCAGCGCATCGAACTCGGTGAGATCGAGTACGTGCTCGGCGGCCACCCCGCGGTGGCACACTGCGCGGTGCTGGTCCGCGACGACAACCTGGTGGCCTACTACGTCGGCGGCGACACCGATCCGGACGAGCTGCGCGAGCACCTCGCCCGGCGGCTGCCGGTCTACATGATTCCCGTCGCGTTCACCGCGCTGCCGGCCCTCCCGGTCACCGCCAACGGGAAGCTCGACACCGCGGCCCTGCCGGTTCCCGCCGCGCGGACCGGTGGCTACGTCGCGCCACGCACCGACACCGAGCAATGGCTCGCCGCGCAGTGGCAGCAGCTGCTCGGCGCGGCCCGGGTCGGCATCCACGACAACTTCTTCGATCTCGGCGGCAACTCCCTGCACGGCACGCAGCTCATCGCGCGCGTCCGCGAGCAGTTACAGCTCGAACTGGACCTGCGCCACCTCTTCAACAGCCGGACACTGGCGCACCTGGCGACGCGGATCACCGACTCCGCGACCGGATCCCGGCAGACCGCCATCCACGCTCGGCCACGCGACGGCTCCCCGCTGCCGTGCACCCCCACGCAGGAGGGGCTGTGGGTCCTGCACCGGATGGATCCGCGCTCGCCCGTCTACCACATTCCCTTCGCGCTGCGCCTGCGCGGGCCGCTGGACGTCACCGCGCTCGGCCACGCCATCCACACGCTGATCGCGCGGCACGAGGCGCTGCGCACCCGATTCCTCGACATCGACGGCGTACCCCGGCAAGTCGTCGACCCGCCGCCGCCGGCGACCGGCCTGCCCGTCATCGAGCTGTCCCCCGCCGAGCTGCGACGATGGGCCACCGACGTGATCGCCGCGCCGTTCGACCTCGCCACCGGGCCGTTGTTCCGCGCGGTCCTGGCCCGGCTGGGGTCCGCGGATCACGCGCTGGTGCTCGTCGTCCATCACATCGTCGCCGACGGCTGGTCGGCGGCCCTGCTCGGCGACGAACTCACCGCGCTGTACCGCGGCGAGTCGCCGGCGCCGCCGCCGATCCAGCCGGCCGATCACGCGGTGTGGCAACGCGAACATCTGGACCGCGGCGAATTCGATCGTCAGATCGACTACTGGCGCCGCACGCTCGCCGACCCGATCACGGTCGACTTCCCGGCGGACCGGCCCCGGCCCGCCGCGCCGACCGGCGCCGGCGCGGGCCTGGCCCGTCCGCTCACCCCCGAAGTGTTCGCCGCGGCGACGAATTACGCGCGCCGGCAGCGGGTCTCGTTGCTGGCGGTGCTGCAGGCCGCACTGCTGACGGTGCTGCATCGCTACACCGGCAGCACCGATCTGGCGATCGGATCCATCTTCTCCGGCCGCACCCGGCCCGAGATCGAACCGACGGTCGGCCTGTTCTCCAACACCCTGGTGCTGCGCACCGACCTCGGCGGCGACCCGGCCTTCGCGGAACTCGTGCGGCGCTGTCACGACACCGTACTGAACGCCACCGACCACCAGGACGTGCCGTTCGGGGTGATCGTGGACGCCGTGCAGCCCGAGCGGGTCACGGGCCGCAATCCGCTGTTCCAGATCAGCCTCACCCTGCAACCGGCCGATGTCCGCGCCGAACTCGACCTCGGCGCGGTGACCGCCGAGCCGATCGACCTGACCGGCGACTTCGCCCGCTTCGACCTCGTGATCGACGTCGCCGAGACCCGCGACGGGGCGCAGCTGTCGATGGAATATTCCACCGAACTGTTCGACGCCGACCGGATGCACCGCTTCCTCGACCACTACGCCGCCGCCCTCGCCCGCGGCCTCGCCGCACCGGAAACCACCGTCGGCGATCTGGACATCCTGTCCGCCGCCGAGCGCGAACAGGTTCTGCGGCAATGGAATCCGCGGTCCGCCGGGCATCCGGCGGGCCCGCTGCACCGGATCGTGGCCGGCCACCCCGACAGCGTCGCGATGCGATTCCGCGGCGACACGCTGACCTACGGTGAGCTGGCACAGCGGTCCGACCGGCTCGCGCACGCGCTGCGCGCGCACGGCGTCGACCTCGGCGATGTGGTGGCCGTCCTGCTCGACCGCGGACCGCAACTGATCGTCGCCGAACTCGCGATCCTGAAGGCCGGTGCGACCTGGATGCCACTGGATGCCCGGCATCCGGTGTCGCGCTTGGCCTTTCAGATCGCCGACGTCGCGGCCCCGGTGGTGCTGACCGCCGCCGAGCACACCGGCACGGCTCGCGCGGCCGCCGGACCGGCCCCGGTGTGGCAGCTGGACGACCTCGACCTCACCGGATATCCGGACACTCCGCCGGAGCTCGAGGTGCCGGTCGACGCCGGCGCGTACCTGGTCTACACCTCGGGCTCGACCGGGACACCGAAGGGCGTGCTGATCTCGCACCGCGCGGCATCCGGCTACTGCCACAACGCCGTCGGCCAGTTGCGCATCACCGCGGCCGACCGGATTCCGCAGATCGCGAATCCGGCGTTCGACATGTCCGTCTTCGACTGCTTCGTCACCCTGTCGGCCGGCGCGACCATCATCGGCGCACCCGCCGGGGTGGTCAACGATCCGGCCGCGCTGACCGCGCTGCTGCTCGCCGAACGGGTCACCGTCGCCTACATCCCGCCGGCGATCCTGGCCCTGCTCGACCCGCACCGGTTCACGAATTCCGCACTGCGCGCGGTGTTCTCGGCCGGGGCCACCCTGCCCACCGAACTCGCCGCACGGTGGATCCGGCCCGGACTGGCGGTGCACAATTCGTACGGCCCGACCGAGACCACCGTCGTCTGCACCGACTATCCCTGTGTCGGTGATCTGCCCGGCGGCCCACTGCCGATCGGCACGGCGATGCCCGGTCACGACGCCTACGTCCTGGACGAGCGACTGGAACCGGTACCGGTCGGGGTACCGGGACAGCTCTACATCGCGGGCTCCGGCGTGGCGCTCGGCTACCTGAACCGGCCGGCCCTCACCGCGGCACGATTCCTGCCGGACCGCTTCGGCGACCGGCCCGGCCGCCGGATGTACGCCACCGGCGACCTCACCCGGTGGCGCGCCGACGGCGTGCTGGAATTCCTCGGCCGCATCGATCGGCAGGTCCAGCTCCGCGGCCTGCGCATCGAACTCGGCGAGATCGAGTACCAGCTGAACACCCATCCCGGGGTCCGCCAGGGTGTGGTGCTGCTGCGCGACGACTCCCTGACCGCGTACGTCGTCGGTGGCGCCGACCCCCGGGACGTGCGCGAATATCTCGGCGCGAAACTGCCCGGCTACATGATTCCGACCGCGTTCGTGGCGGTGCCGGAGATCCCGCTGACCCACAACGGGAAGCTGGACCTCGCCGCGCTCCCGGACCCCGCTCGGCGCACCGAAACCTACCTCGAGCCACGGACGGCCACCGAGAGCTGGCTCGCCACCCAGTGGCAGGATCTGCTCGGCGTGGACCGGGTCGGGGCGGCGGACAACTTCTTCGATCTCGGCGCCAATTCCCTGCACGGCACCCAGCTGATCGCCCGCATCCGCGAACACCTGCACGTCGAACTGGATCTGGTGCACCTGTTCACCGGTCCCACCCTCGGCGAGATCGCGGACCGGCTCGACGGTGCCGAGGCCGCACCCGGCCGCGCTCCCATCGAACCGGTCATCGGCCGCGACCGGCTGCCCTGCACCTATCAGCAGGAGAGCCTGTGGTTCCTGCACCGCCTCGACCCGACCGCGCCGACCTACCATCTCGCGTATTCCATGCGGCTGCACGGCTCGCTCGACGTCGCCGCGCTCGGCCGGGCCGTCTTCGGCCTGCTCCGGCGGCACGAGGCGCTGCGCACCCGATTCGTCGACCACGACGGCCTCCCCCGCCAGGTGGTCGACCCGGCACCCGAGGATTTCGCGCTGCCGATCACCGAGCTGACCCCCGACCGGGTCGTGGACTGGGCCAAACGCGAATCGTATCGGCCGTTCGACCTCGGCGCCGGACCCCTGTTCCGCGTCACCCTGGCCCGGACGGCACCCGACGAGTTCGCCCTGGTCCTGGTGGTGCACCACATCATCGCCGACGGCTGGTCGGCGGCGATCCTCGCCGACGAACTCACCGCCCTGTACGCCGGTACGGAACTACCTCCGGTGCCGGTTCAACCTGCCGATCACGCTGTCTGGCAACGCGATCGGCTCGGTTCGGCCGAAATGGACCGCCAGCTCGACTACTGGCGGCAGGCGCTCGCCGACCTGCCGACCGTCGAATTCCCCACGGACCGGCCGAGACCGGCCCAGCCGACCGGCGCCGGCGCCGCCTTCGACCATCCCCTCCCCGACGACCTGGTCACGGCGGCCCGCGCCTACGCACGGCAGCACCGGGTCTCGTTCCTCGCGGTCCTCCAGGCCCCGCTGCTGATCGTGTTGCAGCGCTACACCGGCCAGGACGACCTGGCCGTCGGCTCGATCTTCTCCGGCCGCACCCAACCGGCGATCGAACCGGTGGTCGGCTACTTCACCAACACCCTGGTCCTGCGCACCGATCTGAGCGCGGACCCGACCTTCGCCGAGGTGATCCAGCGCTGCCACCGCGTGGTCCTCGACGGCGCGGATCACCAGGACGTCCCCTTCGGCATGGTCGTGGACGCCCTGCAACCGGAACGCGTCGACGGCCGAAACCCGTTGTTCCAGATCAGTTTCACCCTCCAGCCCGCCGAAACTCAGGCAGGCGACCTGTATTTCGGCGGCGTCACCGCCTCGGCGATCGAATCCGAGGACGACTTCGCCCGTTTCGACATCCTGATCAACGCCTCCGACACCGGCGACCACCTGGAACTGACCCTCGAATACTCCACCGAACTCTTCGACGCCGACCGCATGCACCGCCTGGCCGACCACTACACCGCCGCCCTCACCGCGGGCCTGGCCGACCCGGACACGCTCGCCGAGGACGTCGAGATCATGTCGGCCGGGGAACGAGAAACCGTGCTGCACAGCTGGAATCGGTGA
- a CDS encoding thioesterase II family protein, protein MNGNARDLDRRWFKRFGRTDDRARVRLFCWHHAGGTAAQYRTWPRLLPPDVEPIAVQLPGRADRFAEPVIDRMTLLVDEFAEVVEPALDRPYALFGISMGARVARAVAYELCERGLPPPRRLFVACDPAPDTDRGNWPWEDRADGLTGYLRDMGGTPPEVLDQPDLLRALLPPLRADLTVISTDDFRPDRPLDLPIVGFAGVDDPVGTPELMARWSAETTAGFALHRLQCGHYLDADAEAQVIWTIVRELL, encoded by the coding sequence ATGAACGGGAATGCGCGGGACCTGGATCGCCGCTGGTTCAAGCGATTCGGTCGCACCGACGACCGAGCGCGGGTCCGATTGTTCTGCTGGCATCACGCCGGCGGCACCGCCGCGCAGTACCGGACGTGGCCGCGGCTGCTGCCGCCGGACGTCGAGCCGATCGCGGTGCAGCTGCCGGGCCGCGCCGATCGCTTCGCGGAACCCGTCATCGACCGGATGACGCTGCTGGTCGACGAATTCGCCGAGGTGGTCGAACCGGCGCTGGACCGGCCGTACGCGTTGTTCGGCATCAGCATGGGTGCGCGGGTGGCCCGCGCGGTGGCGTACGAGCTGTGCGAGCGCGGACTGCCGCCGCCGCGACGGCTGTTCGTGGCGTGTGATCCCGCGCCGGACACCGATCGCGGCAACTGGCCGTGGGAGGACCGGGCCGACGGCCTGACGGGCTATCTGCGTGATATGGGCGGCACCCCGCCGGAGGTGCTGGACCAGCCGGACCTGTTGCGGGCCCTGCTGCCGCCGCTGCGCGCCGACCTCACGGTGATCAGCACCGACGACTTCCGTCCGGACCGGCCGCTGGATCTGCCGATCGTCGGCTTCGCCGGCGTCGACGACCCGGTCGGCACCCCCGAACTCATGGCCCGCTGGAGCGCCGAGACCACCGCCGGTTTCGCGCTGCACCGCCTGCAGTGCGGCCATTACCTGGACGCCGACGCCGAGGCCCAGGTCATCTGGACCATCGTGCGCGAACTTCTCTGA